A genomic segment from Janibacter sp. DB-40 encodes:
- a CDS encoding thiamine pyrophosphate-binding protein, whose amino-acid sequence MRLHDSFAHTLRSFGVDTIFGLMGDANMLYLASFKDAGGRFVGVAHEGSSVGAADAWSRATGRVGVASVTHGPALTNALTSLVEAARARTPLVLVTGATPIDPTHFQRIDIPAVATAAECGFERVHAPATAAHDLRRALRRARAERRPIVLDLPIHMLRADVEEPAEAAPFALPAPVAPRRSDLENAVERAVAARRPLVLAGRGVIEAEGEDAVVALADALGAPIATTLLGRGLFRGHPENIGICGTLSHATAASTIAEADFVLAIGAGLGTYTTARRTLFADKTVVQIDADAAALGWYVEPDVGVCGDARLTAEAMAAMLEDVEHRPTSGWREGVRSALREHDPRADVREHRSDGHADPRLVSAELDELLPAQRTVVSDIGRFTVSAWPWIHAPEGRAFTTMGAFGSIGLGPAGALGTTVARPDEVTVLLVGDGGLAMALAELPTLAREGGPVLVVLYDDGAYGAEHVKLVHFGVDPRHSMTAWPDFPALTRAAGGDGVVVTSVDDLEPVADRLRSPHGLFLLDVRVDPEFNAGH is encoded by the coding sequence ATGAGATTGCATGACAGCTTCGCCCACACCCTGCGCTCCTTCGGCGTGGACACGATCTTCGGCCTCATGGGGGATGCCAACATGCTCTACCTGGCGTCATTCAAGGATGCGGGAGGGCGGTTCGTCGGAGTGGCCCACGAGGGTTCGTCCGTCGGTGCGGCGGACGCGTGGTCACGCGCCACCGGGAGGGTGGGCGTCGCATCGGTGACCCACGGGCCGGCCCTGACCAACGCACTGACCTCGCTCGTCGAGGCCGCTCGGGCGCGCACCCCACTCGTGCTCGTCACCGGGGCCACGCCGATCGACCCCACCCACTTCCAGCGCATCGACATCCCTGCGGTCGCGACGGCGGCGGAGTGCGGCTTCGAGCGCGTGCACGCTCCAGCGACGGCCGCTCATGACCTGCGACGGGCGCTGCGTCGGGCGCGGGCGGAGCGACGGCCCATCGTCCTCGACCTACCCATCCACATGCTCCGGGCCGACGTCGAGGAACCGGCGGAGGCCGCCCCCTTCGCCCTGCCCGCGCCGGTGGCGCCCCGTCGGTCCGACCTGGAGAACGCCGTCGAGCGGGCGGTCGCGGCCCGACGGCCCCTCGTCCTGGCCGGACGAGGGGTCATCGAGGCGGAGGGTGAGGACGCGGTCGTCGCCCTGGCCGATGCGCTCGGGGCGCCCATCGCGACCACTCTCCTGGGACGCGGGCTCTTTCGCGGGCACCCGGAGAACATCGGGATCTGCGGCACTCTCTCCCACGCCACCGCCGCGAGCACCATCGCGGAGGCCGACTTCGTGCTCGCCATCGGTGCCGGCCTGGGGACGTACACGACGGCGCGCAGGACGCTCTTCGCCGACAAGACCGTGGTCCAGATCGACGCCGACGCGGCGGCGCTCGGGTGGTACGTCGAGCCCGACGTCGGTGTCTGCGGGGACGCGCGGCTGACGGCCGAGGCGATGGCGGCGATGCTCGAGGACGTGGAGCACCGCCCCACGTCCGGGTGGCGCGAGGGAGTGCGCAGCGCCCTGCGCGAGCACGACCCGCGGGCGGACGTGCGTGAGCACCGCTCGGACGGCCACGCCGATCCGCGCCTCGTCTCCGCCGAGCTGGACGAGCTCCTGCCTGCGCAACGCACCGTCGTCAGCGACATCGGTCGCTTCACGGTGAGTGCGTGGCCGTGGATCCACGCGCCGGAGGGGCGGGCCTTCACGACCATGGGTGCCTTCGGGTCGATCGGTCTCGGTCCCGCGGGCGCACTGGGCACCACCGTCGCACGACCTGACGAGGTCACCGTGCTCCTCGTCGGTGACGGTGGTCTGGCCATGGCGCTCGCCGAGCTGCCGACCCTGGCGCGCGAGGGCGGCCCGGTCCTCGTCGTCCTCTACGACGACGGGGCGTACGGGGCCGAGCACGTCAAGCTGGTCCACTTCGGAGTCGATCCCCGACACTCGATGACGGCCTGGCCGGACTTCCCGGCCCTCACCCGCGCAGCCGGCGGTGACGGGGTCGTGGTCACCTCGGTGGACGACCTGGAGCCGGTGGCCGATCGACTGAGGTCCCCGCACGGTCTCTTCCTCCTCGATGTCCGCGTCGACCCGGAGTTCAACGCCGGCCACTGA
- a CDS encoding SDR family oxidoreductase, with translation MSAPSMLQPGSFADRVAVVTGGGSGIGEAIAVELARLGALVVVVGRTADRLDRVVERITAEGWRAVSAVLDVRDRDAVERMVSDVVAEHGRIDHLVNSAAGQFRVAPHELSPGGWQAVVDIVLHGTWHCTQVVGQHMIERGGGGSVLSIGSNMANQGGPDTVHSASAKAGVVAMTKSLAGAWGPHDIRLNVLVPGMTEGTAGVDILFRDEASLRAAIEGVPLARLVGRQEVADAACYLLSDYASYITGTQLVIDGGRALGRH, from the coding sequence ATGAGCGCGCCGTCGATGCTCCAGCCGGGGTCCTTCGCCGACCGTGTCGCCGTCGTCACCGGCGGCGGCTCGGGCATCGGTGAGGCCATTGCCGTCGAGCTCGCCCGTCTGGGCGCCCTCGTCGTGGTCGTCGGCCGCACCGCCGATCGGCTCGACCGGGTGGTCGAGCGCATCACTGCCGAGGGCTGGCGGGCGGTGTCCGCCGTGCTCGACGTGCGTGATCGGGACGCCGTCGAGCGCATGGTGAGCGACGTCGTCGCGGAGCACGGCCGGATCGACCACCTCGTCAACAGCGCGGCGGGCCAGTTCCGGGTGGCACCCCACGAGCTGAGCCCGGGGGGCTGGCAGGCCGTCGTGGACATCGTCCTCCACGGCACGTGGCACTGCACGCAGGTCGTGGGCCAGCACATGATCGAGCGCGGCGGTGGCGGGTCGGTGCTCTCGATCGGTTCCAACATGGCCAACCAGGGCGGTCCGGACACCGTGCACTCGGCGAGTGCGAAGGCAGGGGTGGTCGCGATGACGAAGTCTCTCGCCGGCGCCTGGGGGCCCCACGACATCCGCCTCAACGTCCTGGTCCCCGGCATGACCGAGGGCACCGCGGGGGTGGACATCCTCTTCCGCGACGAGGCGTCGCTCCGGGCGGCGATCGAGGGGGTCCCCCTCGCCCGCCTCGTGGGTCGGCAGGAGGTCGCCGACGCCGCGTGCTACCTGCTGAGCGACTACGCCTCCTACATCACCGGCACCCAGCTCGTCATCGACGGCGGTCGGGCGCTGGGCCGCCACTGA
- a CDS encoding AMP-binding protein, producing MTAYWPEGMPRHLDYPDATIADLIEGMATRYGERAAVVDGELTFTYTDLYEQACALARGLRREGVGPGDVVLLHLPNSGWFPAAYYGVLLSGATVSPVNPLTPASGLVSQIADTSARVVIAHPSSHESLLPALDQLRADGREVAVVVVEPSDCAPAPRGESAPSPAGVRSWTDFIDTEGSGRPDVDTVPDDVAHIVYTGGTTGIPKGVRVLHRNVVANVSQMVAWRAGHRLEVADGRLDLSPLPLPGGAGVVLGEGATVAVSPLFHAHMLINSSYLLATGTTLVIAGRFRPAGLLELIERHRVSYITGSPTMWHALVREPTVGQRDLSSVRVVSSGAAPIDPVTFDELAVVFPNAMVTEGYGLTEGTCVVTAMPAVSDAPRVNGSVGLPLCDTEIEIRDGDGAPVPAGERGEIWIRGPQVTDGYHNRPDETAGQFVDGWLATGDIGYLDEKGLVHIADRAKDMLIYKGYNVYPRELEDLLAGHPQVHRAAVVGRDHESFGQEPVAFVVPVADEHPTAEQLMAWVAERVLPYKKLRSVQVVESLPTSDAGKLLKTELRSQVQPG from the coding sequence ATGACCGCCTACTGGCCTGAGGGGATGCCCCGACACCTCGACTACCCCGACGCGACGATCGCCGACCTCATCGAGGGCATGGCGACGCGCTACGGCGAGCGCGCCGCCGTCGTGGACGGTGAGCTGACGTTCACCTACACCGACCTCTACGAGCAGGCGTGCGCACTCGCCCGTGGCCTGCGGCGCGAAGGGGTGGGGCCGGGGGACGTCGTCCTGCTGCACCTGCCGAACTCGGGATGGTTCCCCGCCGCGTACTACGGCGTGCTCCTGTCGGGGGCGACGGTCTCGCCGGTCAACCCGCTGACACCGGCTTCCGGTCTCGTCTCGCAGATCGCGGACACCTCCGCCCGGGTCGTCATCGCCCACCCGTCGAGTCACGAGTCCCTGCTTCCGGCTCTCGACCAGCTCCGTGCAGACGGCCGCGAGGTGGCCGTAGTCGTCGTCGAGCCCTCCGACTGCGCACCCGCACCACGTGGGGAGTCCGCGCCGTCGCCCGCGGGCGTTCGCTCGTGGACGGACTTCATCGACACGGAGGGCTCCGGTCGACCCGATGTGGACACCGTCCCCGATGACGTCGCCCACATCGTCTACACCGGCGGCACGACGGGCATCCCGAAGGGGGTCCGGGTGCTCCACCGCAATGTCGTGGCCAATGTCAGCCAGATGGTCGCCTGGCGCGCGGGGCACCGCCTGGAGGTGGCAGACGGCAGGCTCGACCTGTCCCCCCTGCCCCTGCCCGGAGGAGCCGGTGTGGTCCTGGGCGAGGGGGCCACCGTGGCCGTCTCGCCACTCTTCCACGCCCACATGCTCATCAACTCCTCGTACCTCCTCGCGACGGGCACGACCCTCGTGATCGCGGGCCGATTCCGTCCGGCCGGCCTCCTCGAGCTGATCGAGCGACACAGGGTCTCGTACATCACCGGGTCGCCCACGATGTGGCACGCCCTCGTCAGGGAGCCGACGGTGGGACAGCGCGACCTCTCGAGCGTCCGGGTGGTCTCGTCCGGAGCCGCGCCCATCGACCCGGTGACCTTCGACGAGCTCGCCGTCGTCTTCCCGAACGCGATGGTCACCGAGGGATACGGCCTCACGGAGGGCACGTGTGTGGTCACGGCGATGCCGGCGGTCAGCGACGCACCGCGGGTCAACGGGAGTGTGGGCCTGCCGTTGTGCGACACGGAGATCGAGATCCGCGATGGCGACGGTGCGCCTGTGCCCGCGGGGGAGCGCGGCGAGATCTGGATTCGCGGTCCGCAGGTCACTGATGGTTACCACAACCGCCCGGACGAGACCGCCGGCCAGTTCGTGGATGGGTGGCTCGCGACGGGCGACATCGGTTACCTCGACGAGAAGGGCCTGGTGCACATCGCCGACCGAGCCAAGGACATGCTCATCTACAAGGGGTACAACGTCTACCCACGCGAGCTCGAGGACCTCCTCGCGGGTCACCCGCAGGTGCACAGGGCCGCGGTCGTGGGACGGGACCACGAGTCCTTCGGCCAGGAGCCGGTCGCCTTCGTCGTGCCGGTTGCCGACGAGCACCCCACCGCCGAGCAGCTCATGGCCTGGGTCGCCGAGCGCGTCCTGCCGTACAAGAAGCTGCGATCGGTCCAGGTCGTGGAGTCGTTGCCGACGTCCGATGCCGGCAAGCTGCTCAAGACCGAGCTGCGCTCCCAGGTGCAGCCGGGATGA